In the Moraxella osloensis genome, TCATCCGTTGCCGTAAAACCACCGACTTTAGGCGGTGGATATAAGGCAACTTGTACACTATAACGCTTGCATAAATTTTGCTAAAATAATTTGCATGAAAACACTCAAGCTACGCATACGAGACAAACATAATGATAAACTCAACCGCCTAAGCGGTTTGGTTAATTTCGTATGGAATTATGTCAATGACTTGAGTTACAAACACCTAAAAAAGACTGGTAAATTCTTTAGTGCTTACGACCTAAACGACTACACCAAAGGTAGTGGTGAACTGCTAGGCTTACACAGTCAGACTATCCAAGCCATCAATGAAACCCACGCCAAATCGCGTCGCCAATTCAAAAAAGCCAAACTAAACTGGCGAACCAACAACCCAAATTCAAAACGTAAATCATTAGGCTGGCTACCGTTTAAACAATCTGCCATCAAACACATCGCCACACACCAAACAGGTAAAAAAGGCTTAAAATCCACCTTACAGCTTAGTTTAGCCAAAGGACAAAAGCTAATCATTGATCTATGGGACAGCTACAACCTTAGCCTATACCAAATCAACACATGCGAATTGGTACAAGACGCACGCAGTCATTGGTATGCCTGTATCACCGTCAAAGACTACCCCAAGACACAATGCGGAACGGGTAGCGTAGGCATTGACTTAGGGCTTAAAGACAGTGCCACTACCTCAAGCGGTGACAAACTCACCATCAAGCAAACGCTAAAATATGCAAAACAATTAGCTATAGCCCAACGCTCAAACAACAAAAAACGTATCAAGGCTATCCATGCCAAAATCAAAAACACAAGGCAAGACCTGATACACAAATTCACCACCCAATTAGTTAAAGATAATGCGCTAATCGTGGTCGGTGATATTCAGAGTAATCAATTTAATAGTAAAAAAGGCAAACTCGCCAAATCGGTTTACGATGCAGGCTGGTTTGAACTGAAACGACAACTGACCTACAAATGCGAGAACGCAGGTTGCCGTTTTGAAATCGTGAATGAGAGATACACGACCCAGCGATGTTCGTGTTGCGGTGACATCACCGCCAATAGTCCGAAAGGTAGAAAATCGCTTGGAATAAGAGAATGGATATGTGCTTCGTGTGGCACATGGCATGATAGAGATATTAATGCCAGTAAGAACATTCTTGCGGTCGGGCTTGACCGTCTTGTAGAAGGAATCCCCTTGCTTTAGCAAGGGGAGGAAGTCAATGATGTTGATAGCCGCTAAGGCTGTCTGTCAGGCGGCGCTTGGGTGACGCCATAGCGAGCGAGATGTTGATGCAGGATGCGACGTAACTCCAAAATCGCCTGCGGGCTGGTATGAACATTGTGACGACCGGTAAGCACTTTTTCAGATTCCACGCCTTCTAAATGCGAGCTGTTGTACGGCACAATACCATCAGAGACACGGTCGGTTGCGCCATATTTCACCGATTCTAAGAGTTGCTTTTTCTCATCTAGGCTTTGTTTGGCTTGCGCCAGACTCGTGGTGTTATACAGCTTGGTCTCTGT is a window encoding:
- a CDS encoding RNA-guided endonuclease InsQ/TnpB family protein, which codes for MKTLKLRIRDKHNDKLNRLSGLVNFVWNYVNDLSYKHLKKTGKFFSAYDLNDYTKGSGELLGLHSQTIQAINETHAKSRRQFKKAKLNWRTNNPNSKRKSLGWLPFKQSAIKHIATHQTGKKGLKSTLQLSLAKGQKLIIDLWDSYNLSLYQINTCELVQDARSHWYACITVKDYPKTQCGTGSVGIDLGLKDSATTSSGDKLTIKQTLKYAKQLAIAQRSNNKKRIKAIHAKIKNTRQDLIHKFTTQLVKDNALIVVGDIQSNQFNSKKGKLAKSVYDAGWFELKRQLTYKCENAGCRFEIVNERYTTQRCSCCGDITANSPKGRKSLGIREWICASCGTWHDRDINASKNILAVGLDRLVEGIPLL